Proteins from a genomic interval of Paenibacillus sp. FSL H8-0048:
- a CDS encoding endonuclease Q family protein encodes MALAAELSSVYCDLHVHIGRTSEGQAVKISGSRDLTFAGIAREAAERKGIGLIGIIDSHSPGVLRDIAAALDSGEMTIAAGGGIAYRGTTILLGTEIEIREPGRKECHVLAFMPDLGTMEDFSTWMSAHMRNVNLSSQRLYAPSRVLQDEITGRGGLLIPAHIFTPHKGLYGCAAERMSELFDLDRIAAVELGLSADSEMAGYISELDRYSFLTNSDAHSLGKIGREYNVIEMQEPSFEELELALQRSEGRRVSANFGLNPRLGKYHRTYCSGCGSIIDEAYSTSERCPYCGSPKLVQGVLDRILHIADRSQPQVPDYRPPYHYQVPLEFIPGLGKRKLNLLLEAFGTEMNILHRAAEAELAAVAGAELAGLIVLARSGQLVLSSGGGGTYGKVVKS; translated from the coding sequence ATGGCACTAGCGGCGGAGCTCAGCAGCGTCTACTGTGATCTGCATGTGCATATCGGACGGACTTCGGAGGGCCAGGCGGTCAAAATCAGCGGCAGCCGTGATCTGACCTTCGCCGGGATTGCCAGGGAGGCAGCGGAACGCAAGGGGATTGGCCTGATCGGCATTATCGACAGCCACTCTCCTGGCGTGTTGCGGGATATTGCTGCGGCGCTGGATTCCGGTGAGATGACGATAGCCGCAGGCGGCGGAATTGCTTACCGGGGGACGACGATCCTGCTGGGAACCGAGATTGAGATCCGTGAGCCCGGGCGAAAAGAGTGCCATGTCCTGGCCTTCATGCCGGACCTCGGGACGATGGAGGATTTCAGCACCTGGATGAGCGCCCATATGCGTAATGTGAATCTCAGCTCCCAGCGTCTGTACGCCCCTTCCAGGGTGCTTCAGGACGAGATTACCGGGCGGGGCGGGCTGCTGATCCCGGCCCATATTTTCACGCCCCACAAGGGACTCTATGGCTGTGCGGCCGAGCGGATGTCTGAGTTATTCGATCTGGACCGCATCGCGGCGGTGGAGCTGGGGCTCAGTGCGGATTCAGAGATGGCGGGGTATATCTCGGAGCTTGACCGTTACAGCTTCCTGACCAATTCCGATGCCCATTCCCTTGGCAAAATCGGCCGCGAGTACAATGTCATCGAGATGCAGGAGCCCTCCTTCGAGGAGCTGGAGCTTGCGCTCCAGCGCTCGGAAGGACGCAGGGTCAGCGCCAACTTCGGGCTGAATCCCCGGCTGGGCAAATATCACCGGACCTACTGCAGCGGCTGCGGCAGCATCATTGACGAAGCCTACAGCACCTCGGAGCGCTGCCCGTATTGCGGCAGTCCGAAGCTGGTCCAGGGTGTACTGGACCGGATTCTGCACATTGCCGACCGTTCGCAGCCGCAGGTTCCGGATTACCGGCCCCCGTATCACTACCAGGTACCGCTGGAGTTCATTCCCGGCCTTGGCAAGCGTAAGCTGAACCTGCTGCTGGAGGCTTTTGGCACAGAGATGAATATTCTGCACCGTGCTGCGGAAGCCGAGCTTGCCGCTGTAGCGGGAGCAGAGCTGGCGGGGCTGATCGTGCTGGCCCGCAGCGGGCAGCTCGTCCTCTCCTCGGGAGGCGGCGGGACCTACGGCAAGGTGGTCAAGAGCTAA
- a CDS encoding NUDIX hydrolase, translating into MKKDEINRNPALDEETLSTKPIFAGHIISLQVDTVRLPDGNTATREVVKHPGAVAVLALNQGKMLVVEQYRQPMHRTEVEIPAGKLDPGEDPLAAAGRELQEETGFHSGGLTLLKSFYTSPGFADEIIHLYVTEDAQPGEMALDEDEFLEVSELTLEEAYQYIADGRIADAKTMMAVYAWHLYTLTGQWH; encoded by the coding sequence ATGAAAAAAGATGAAATAAACCGCAACCCCGCATTGGATGAAGAAACATTGTCGACGAAGCCGATTTTTGCAGGCCACATTATTTCGCTTCAGGTGGATACTGTGAGACTGCCGGATGGCAACACTGCAACCCGTGAGGTTGTGAAGCACCCTGGAGCTGTAGCCGTGCTGGCCTTGAATCAAGGTAAAATGCTGGTCGTGGAGCAGTACCGTCAGCCGATGCACCGTACCGAGGTGGAGATTCCGGCAGGGAAGCTGGACCCGGGTGAAGATCCGCTGGCGGCTGCGGGCCGTGAGCTTCAGGAGGAGACCGGATTTCATAGCGGGGGGCTTACGCTGCTGAAGTCGTTCTATACCTCTCCCGGCTTCGCCGACGAGATTATTCACCTCTATGTGACCGAGGATGCCCAACCGGGTGAGATGGCGCTGGATGAGGATGAGTTCCTGGAGGTCTCCGAGCTGACGCTGGAGGAAGCCTACCAGTATATTGCAGACGGACGTATTGCCGATGCCAAGACGATGATGGCGGTCTATGCCTGGCATCTCTATACGCTGACAGGCCAATGGCACTAG